Part of the Lotus japonicus ecotype B-129 chromosome 6, LjGifu_v1.2 genome, aaaaatgtacttAAAAAATGCATTAAAACCTTTTTgatgcaccaaaaaaaaaaatacattaaaaagttgaatttacaaagaaaatttctaaaattaaatttcaataatttaaaaagaacttaaaaaataatgtaatattttaagtttcaaaaaaaaattaatattttagaaaaaaattgaaaaagaatacttccactctttttattttttgaaggcACACGCTATTATTAatgtaagttaaaaaaaaatccgaaATTATACATTAAGATGTAATTTTTTACTCATGATTTGTAAAGTATACATTCTCCTGTGTTTTTTATATCTTTTTATATCAATATACTATATATCGATATAAACGTGTTTTTAACATAAGTACGGACCAAAAGAACATAAGCAAAATATCatctaaaaaaaacataagcaaaatatttattgaaataactACATACATAATAACATCTACACAATCGGTTCATTTCATTCTTATTCACAAAATAGAGAACCTTCAGTTTAGAGGGAACAAAATCCATGAGTTGGCAGTAGCATTTCTGAATTACAAAATGAAGACAAAGGCTTATTACAAAACTATTATAATCTAGGGAGTTgcagagaaaaatgagaaaccTGAATTACAAATACAGCTGGAACTTACAAGCAAAGATTTGAGAggggagaagaaaaaaaaaacacaaaaattagTATTTACACAATTCTAGGGTTCAACAAATGTTGCAGGGTCCAAAGGTACAACAGTATCTGGAAAATCTGATCTTTGGCCTGCAAGAGAGTAATATGCAAGAATATGAGCTGGATGATGAACAGAAACCACAGGCCCATCCATGTTGTTATTAACGACCACCCTTCTAGATGGAATTAACTCAATGTTCCAAAAGGGGCGTGCCATTGCCAAAAGATCGCGTCCGGTAGGAGATGCACCGTACCCTTGCACCCACAAGTACCTAAGAGAAGTTAGTTGTGTTGCAGCAACAGCCAGTGCATGCTCACTGAAAAATGAACAGCCTCTCATTTCAAGTTTCTGAAGGTTGGGGCATCCCTTCGCAAACTCCAAAAGCCCTTCATCAGTCTCCCCCACAGCCCCCAACAACATCCACCTCACATTTTGGCTGTACTGCCCTATGTAACTGAGACCTACATCGGTCAACCCCCCTCGCCGCAGATACAGTGCGAATCTTTTAAGCTTGTCGCACCCCCTCAGCAAAGCTTGAACTCCTCTGTCGAGTGGCAGATCTGTTATTTTCTCTTCTTGGTCGAGTAACACGAGACGGAAATCGCAGAGGTTTCTCAAGTGAGTGCCCATGTGTTCCAGGGATGCATTGGTGATATCAGAAACGTAAACAGCCAAATATTCAAGCTCTGAACAGCCCTCTGATAAAGCAATTAATCCTCTATGGGAAACTgtttctccttcatcatcaccaCGTTCAATCCTAAGTCTTTTTAGCCTCTTACAACAGCTACCGAGAACTTCTAATCCTCTATCTCCAATTACATTTCTTGTCTGTCCAGAAGAGAAGATATCAATTCATGGTAAGAGTGTgactatatgtatatataatgtACTACATGAGAGGACTGTTTTCATTTCAAAGTTAAGAGAAGAAAATTTAGATCATACAAGCCATTACAAGAATGAACAATATCAAACATTAATAAATATCACTCGACTACTTTAAAAAAAGACACATGACTTTATCTTGTGCATAACTGAACCCATAACATAAATAGAGGTACACAGGTAAATTTGGAAATTTTAATGAGTAAACATGTTCTACAATTTACCTCAAGGACTTCTAAATTTGGGCACTTCTGGATCAACATGCAATGATCATCTGTATCCAGCAAGGCATAGAGGAGATCCAATTTTGTTAGTGCAGCTGCGAACATGAGCATCATCGGCAACTCATTCTTTCCAATGTATGTTAAACCCAATCGACATAACTTTGCTGGTAATGATACAGCAGAGTATATTTCGGGTTCCTCATTGTAGATGCCTCCGCAAAATTCTTCCAGAGAAGATGCTTGCCGGAAGAAGTTCACAAGATTTGAAATTTCATATTCAGTAATTTTCACAGAAACTAGGTTCGGGCAATTTTTGGCTAAAAGTTCAAGGTCCTCAATTTTGACAGCAGCAACATCTGTCAAGTAAAAATTCAGAGACTCAAGAACTGTATTGCTCAAAGCAAGCTCATGTAGCCATTCACCATCTTTCTCGTCAATTGAGCTTTCCTCCAAAAGTAGTACTCTTAAATTCCTGACAAAAAGCAAAATTTATAGTCAGTGCCCCAATGACTCATAGCTGCTGGCATGAATTATAACTTCCAAAAAACAATGGCTCAGGTCAGGTCAATGTACTTGAAAGTTAAAATATGTTTGTCCCCCCACCAAATAAAGAAAACTTCATTCAGAAAATCAAGGGAAGAATAACATTGAAGTTATGTGTTTCTACAAATTCTATCAATTTGAGGATTCAAAACTCCAAGTATGAAAAAAGCCAATTCAGTGCAATGGTCAAAACTTCAAATCATTTAATGTTATAACAATATATTTGAGAAATTACAAAGCAATTGGAAGTTTGGAACACTGGGCCGAAAATGAAGTCAAAATAGCTACTTCTTCAACAGGATGCGATAAACAACACCGGATTCCTCAACAGTTACAGATAATAAGGAGCAGAGGGCCAACACAATTTATTAAGGAGTGGCATAAGACAAAAGCCTCCAAAGTTCCTACTAGACAATTGAAACTGAAGCATAAAAACAAAAGCACAGAGGATTAGccaaagaaaaaagaacaacTGGCAATGAGAAACTAGAAACAAGTAACTAAATTACCTCAACCAaattatatatacacacacaatcATTAATCACTCGACCATAAATTTATCACTCTCTTCTTCTAGTCAACCAAATTACCTCAATAAGATCACAAAGCGGATGCTTGAAAGAAAAACCGTCGTTTAATTTATTGTATAAAATAAGCTAGTTAGCTGAAAATAAGCTAATCCATAAGTTAAACCATTAAATTAACTGAACCCTACTAATTTATATTGTATAAAATCACTTATCAGTATCACTCCACCAGAGATGTACCAGTCTCTCCATGTAGTCAACCAAATTACCTTAACACAGCTCGCCATGGAGACAATTGATTTTGCTTAATCATGAAAGAAAAATCGtttatttattcattcattGTAAACTGTTCAAAGCAGAAAATAAGCTAATCCATCAAGTTAACTTAACCAATCTTTAAAGAAAACCCAATTTTACTTCAAATATAAACTattcaaatcagaaaataagcttcaaagttcaaacatacATAGCCAAAAACAACTAAAGCAAAAGCTAGGTAGGTACCTGCAGAAGCGACTAACATGTAAAAGGCCATCAGTGGAAAACCCACAACACTTATCAAGCTTAAGACTGTGCAGCACAGGACCACGCGATTGAGCAAGAAGGAGAAGATCGTTATCCTTGACGAtcatccggcgaaagtggagactcttGAGGCAATCAAAGTACTGATTGATCTCCAACACCCAAGGCGTAACGTGACCACCCCAATCCTCCGGAATCAAGTTGAACATCGCCGCCCGAGGCTTCCCCTTCAGCTTCAGCGACTCCAGGTGCGGGAACCGGCGTCGAAGCCTCGCCGGCGTGGTGGTGTAGCAGAGCGCAATCGTCACATGCTTCCGAGTCAACGAGTCAAGCTCGTACCAGCACTTACACACCTGAGACACGGCGTCACGGTCCTTAGGGTCGTCGATGTAAGGGATGACGCAGTCCAGGACCTCGTCGACGAGGCGGTTGCGCCTCGCGCTCCGGTCCTCcgtcgccgccgccgccgccatgGATGCGACGGAAATCGAGAAAGATCTATCTGGAAGGAATCCGAGGCCGGTGGTGGTGGAACGAGTGGAGGGTTTGGATTGGATCGGAGAGTGAAATGGAAATTACTATTTTAGGTCTTGATTTGATAAACCTGAAAAATAGGTAAAAGaggttttgatgaagatgatgaattggTAGGGGCTGTGAAGGGAAAGAAGATAATGGCGGAAACGACAAAACTAGTTGGTTGTTGTGGTTGCGTGAGGGCGTTCGACACGTCACCGTTTGGAATATAATCATCGATCTGTTCTGTTATTCATTCAGTGTTGAGAGATTCATAGTATTGgttaataaaattgatttttactTCAATATGTTTTTTTAGATGGTAGGTGTAACATAACGGGTAGGTAATTGAGTTCTTTAAGTGTACTATGTGCGGTGCATATAGAGAATAGACATATTTACTTAACGTGGTTTTTGAGATTCAGTTGGATCCCTGAGCGGTGAGTATAGAGAAGAGGCATACTCCCTTACCATGATCTCCGAGCCTCGAGGGATTAATCTCATGGGAGGCATGGGCGGAGGAATTAATTGCATGTTTGTCAGCTGTATTATGATGAGTACCTTGGAAAGAAAGGATAAATATGTGTTGATGCCAAAATCTCATCAACACCTAGTGAGATATGAGAAGAGAAGTGAGGGAAATGaaatatatgataaatgatgCGAGAGGAAAAGAAGatagaaaaaatgaatgaaaaataaGATGACAGCGAAAATTGGTGTGAAAATATCAAAACCCATTTTGAAATTGTTTCGGTATAGAAACGGTATAAAAACAATAGTTACGGTGCTAAGTCCAAAACCCTAGCGGAGGTTGGGTCTTTTAATAACCTTGCTGCCTATGCATGAAAGTCCAAAAGCCATTTTTCAAGGTACAAACACTCTCTTTTAAAGGATGTGGTGCATGGAACCCTAAATTAACCATAATTCGACTCTTGGGCCTTATAATTTCAGTCCCAAGAGTCCATAAGCCTAtcacatgtaacaccccgatttcggtggcgtcactttagtaaccaaaagtaaacttaatgcggaaaaacgtgaatattttttttttgataataactaagacaagactgaattaaataaaacccaaatgcgaaaagcaatagaactaatatacaatatataaacagcccccgctgtaagtaacaacctcgtcacgagtaaacctccagtgacggtaatagaagagtagcgcccgtaggcaatatgtaccaactgaatataaaggtaagtgtccgcaacactatccctcaaaactgagaataagctgacccaatggcctgaaaataagacctcctaagtccaaccaactctctgtgattcccataaggaaaccacacaaaaagctaaaggcggcactaccctgtcccctaaagaagcaaatgaagcaagactgtcagagctaaactctactcctacactaatcctaactcgaggagctcataccaacactcaaaactatgtgctagcatgatcgtcgtctgaatcagaatccagaacaactaagtctaccaaccctatccgtcctcccctcgcaaccgcagtgcgctccgatgctggactcacgggcttagggcccgaaccctgatcatcaatgatcgcaacggagggggcactagaccctgccgacggcactcccactggctcctcctctgagggatcctcctcgtctgaagacaacggtggtggtggtggtcctccaagtcctggtccacagtgaacgcccggtggcaagttgaagctgatagagcatctcctcaacactcctgacctcaagagtcctccactatccacgtggtcctccatgatacgccccgaatacgtcgctcgatggctcgcggggtcaaccacccacgacccggggtcgtcctgatcgatcatctcgtacctaatcccccccgaagggtggaccattgtgaaccaatc contains:
- the LOC130722757 gene encoding coronatine-insensitive protein 1-like, giving the protein MAAAAATEDRSARRNRLVDEVLDCVIPYIDDPKDRDAVSQVCKCWYELDSLTRKHVTIALCYTTTPARLRRRFPHLESLKLKGKPRAAMFNLIPEDWGGHVTPWVLEINQYFDCLKSLHFRRMIVKDNDLLLLAQSRGPVLHSLKLDKCCGFSTDGLLHVSRFCRNLRVLLLEESSIDEKDGEWLHELALSNTVLESLNFYLTDVAAVKIEDLELLAKNCPNLVSVKITEYEISNLVNFFRQASSLEEFCGGIYNEEPEIYSAVSLPAKLCRLGLTYIGKNELPMMLMFAAALTKLDLLYALLDTDDHCMLIQKCPNLEVLETRNVIGDRGLEVLGSCCKRLKRLRIERGDDEGETVSHRGLIALSEGCSELEYLAVYVSDITNASLEHMGTHLRNLCDFRLVLLDQEEKITDLPLDRGVQALLRGCDKLKRFALYLRRGGLTDVGLSYIGQYSQNVRWMLLGAVGETDEGLLEFAKGCPNLQKLEMRGCSFFSEHALAVAATQLTSLRYLWVQGYGASPTGRDLLAMARPFWNIELIPSRRVVVNNNMDGPVVSVHHPAHILAYYSLAGQRSDFPDTVVPLDPATFVEP